A part of Dasypus novemcinctus isolate mDasNov1 chromosome 7, mDasNov1.1.hap2, whole genome shotgun sequence genomic DNA contains:
- the NPPC gene encoding C-type natriuretic peptide: MHLSQLLACALLLTLLSLRPSEAKPGAPPKAPRTPPGEEPAEPQAAGSAQKKGDKAPGGGGANLKGDRSRLLRDLRVDTKSRAAWARLLHEHPNARKYKGGNKKGLSKGCFGLKLDRIGSMSGLGC, from the exons ATGCACCTCTCCCAGCTGCTGGCCTGCGCCCTGCTGCTCACGCTACTCTCGCTCCGGCCCTCCGAAGCCAAGCCCGGGGCGCCGCCGAAG GCCCCGCGCACCCCGCCGGGGGAGGAGCCGGCCGAGCCCCAGGCTGCGGGCAGCGCTCAGAAGAAGGGCGACAAGGCTCCCGGGGGTGGCGGCGCCAACCTCAAGGGCGACCGGTCGCGACTGCTCCGGGACCTGCGCGTGGACACCAAGTCGCGGGCGGCGTGGGCCCGCCTTCTGCACGAGCACCCCAACGCGCGCAAATACAAAGGCGGCAACAAGAAGGGCTTGTCCAAGGGCTGCTTCGGCCTCAAGCTGGACCGGATCGGCTCCATGAGCGGCCTGGGCTGTTAG